In Vibrio celticus, one genomic interval encodes:
- the ilvG gene encoding acetolactate synthase 2 catalytic subunit — protein sequence MKGAELVVSALKQQGIETVFGYPGGAIMPIYDALYDGGVEHILCRHEQGAAMAAIGMARATQDVAVCMATSGPGATNLVTGLADAFMDSIPMVAITGQVASSHIGTDAFQEMDVIGMSLSCTKHSYLVTDIEDLAPTLAEAFVVAKSGRPGPVIVDIAKDVQLAEAPVNTLPEFTPPAIPVATTDAIEQAQYFLSQATRPVLYVGGGVQLAKATDAVREFLRLNPMPAVSTLKGLGTIERDDPHYLGMLGMHGTKAANLVVQESDLLIVVGARFDDRVTGKLDTFAPHAKVIHIDIDAAEFSKLRLANAPIRGDINKIMPQLELSQDISSWVHHSEGLRSSFKWRYDHPGDLIFAPLLLKQLSDMMPASSMVSTDVGQHQMWAAQHIQPRDPQNFITSAGLGTMGFGLPAAMGASVGRPDDQSILISGDGSFMMNIQELGTLKRRQIPVKMVLLNNSRLGMVRQWQSLFFDGRHSETILDDNPDFVMLAKAFDIPGKTITRKEEVEPALKEMLESKTAYLLHVLIDEEENVWPLVPPGASNSEMLENT from the coding sequence ATGAAAGGCGCAGAACTAGTCGTATCCGCACTCAAGCAACAAGGAATTGAGACCGTATTTGGTTACCCAGGTGGTGCCATCATGCCAATCTACGATGCACTCTATGACGGCGGGGTTGAACATATCCTATGTCGCCATGAGCAAGGCGCTGCTATGGCCGCGATCGGCATGGCTCGAGCAACACAAGATGTCGCTGTTTGTATGGCAACGTCTGGCCCAGGTGCTACCAACCTAGTCACTGGCCTTGCTGATGCCTTTATGGACTCTATCCCAATGGTTGCCATCACTGGTCAAGTTGCGAGTTCCCACATTGGTACCGATGCATTCCAAGAAATGGATGTGATTGGTATGTCTCTGTCATGTACCAAACACAGCTACCTAGTGACTGATATTGAAGATCTAGCTCCAACGCTCGCTGAAGCGTTTGTGGTAGCTAAGTCTGGCCGTCCTGGCCCGGTTATCGTCGATATCGCTAAAGATGTTCAACTAGCAGAAGCACCTGTTAACACTCTTCCTGAATTTACTCCACCCGCAATTCCTGTTGCGACAACTGATGCCATTGAACAGGCACAGTACTTTTTGTCTCAAGCAACCCGTCCTGTTTTATACGTAGGTGGTGGTGTTCAACTTGCTAAAGCAACCGATGCGGTTCGTGAGTTTTTACGCCTTAACCCAATGCCAGCCGTAAGCACACTGAAAGGCTTGGGGACTATCGAACGTGACGACCCACACTACCTTGGTATGCTGGGTATGCACGGCACCAAAGCTGCTAACCTTGTAGTTCAAGAAAGTGACCTACTGATTGTTGTTGGTGCTCGTTTTGATGACCGAGTAACAGGCAAACTCGATACCTTTGCGCCGCATGCTAAGGTTATCCATATCGATATCGATGCCGCTGAGTTCAGCAAACTGCGTCTTGCCAATGCGCCAATTCGCGGTGACATCAACAAGATCATGCCTCAGCTAGAGCTAAGCCAAGACATCTCCTCTTGGGTTCATCACTCTGAAGGTCTTCGTAGCTCATTCAAATGGCGTTACGACCACCCTGGCGATCTTATCTTTGCTCCACTGTTGTTGAAGCAACTATCAGACATGATGCCAGCAAGCTCTATGGTTTCGACTGATGTGGGCCAACACCAAATGTGGGCAGCTCAGCACATTCAGCCGCGCGATCCACAGAACTTCATTACCTCTGCCGGTTTAGGCACTATGGGCTTTGGCTTGCCAGCTGCAATGGGTGCATCGGTTGGGCGTCCTGATGACCAATCTATACTTATCTCTGGTGACGGCTCGTTCATGATGAACATTCAAGAGCTTGGCACATTGAAGCGTCGTCAGATCCCAGTGAAGATGGTACTGCTTAATAACTCTCGTTTGGGCATGGTTCGCCAATGGCAATCGCTGTTCTTTGATGGCCGCCACAGTGAAACTATCTTAGATGACAACCCTGATTTCGTGATGCTCGCGAAAGCGTTCGATATCCCGGGTAAAACCATCACTCGTAAAGAAGAAGTAGAACCAGCATTGAAAGAAATGCTAGAGAGCAAAACCGCTTACCTACTTCATGTTCTTATCGATGAAGAAGAAAACGTATGGCCACTAGTACCGCCAGGTGCTTCAAACAGTGAGATGTTGGAGAACACATAA
- the ilvM gene encoding acetolactate synthase 2 small subunit: MKRYLLDIKADDKPVLLERVLRVIRHRGFIVKQVAGTQNHESKVASVEIIVDSDRPISFLVNQIEKLWDVRTVDVISISRNELPNNNLQQKINA, encoded by the coding sequence ATGAAAAGATACCTATTAGACATCAAAGCCGATGATAAGCCTGTACTACTAGAGCGTGTTCTTCGTGTTATCCGCCACCGTGGCTTCATTGTTAAGCAAGTTGCGGGCACTCAAAACCACGAAAGCAAAGTGGCGAGTGTTGAGATCATCGTAGACAGTGACCGTCCGATCTCTTTCTTGGTAAACCAAATCGAAAAGCTGTGGGATGTGCGTACCGTTGACGTTATTTCTATCAGCCGTAATGAACTGCCAAACAACAACTTACAACAAAAGATAAACGCATAA
- a CDS encoding branched-chain amino acid transaminase: MTAKTANYIWFNGEMVPWAEANVHVLTHAMHYGTSVFEGVRCYNTPKGPVIFRHPEHAKRLKDSAKIYRFPIPYTEEEIMEATRETLRQNKLESAYIRPLGFVGNVGLGVCPPENTEMELIIAAFPWGSYLGEEALENGVDAMISSWNRAAPNTIPTAAKAGGNYLSSLLVGGEARRHGYDEGIALSVDGYLSEGAGENIFVVRNDVLSTPPATSAILPGITRDSIMTLAKDMGYEIREENIAREALYLADEVFMTGTAAEIVPVRSVDKITVGEGKRGPITEKVQAAYFGLFNGTTEDKWGWLDYVYPAGQASENQTQTTK; the protein is encoded by the coding sequence ATGACAGCTAAAACAGCAAACTATATTTGGTTTAACGGTGAGATGGTTCCTTGGGCAGAGGCGAACGTTCACGTCCTGACTCACGCAATGCACTACGGTACTTCTGTGTTTGAAGGTGTTCGTTGTTACAACACACCAAAGGGGCCGGTTATCTTCCGTCACCCTGAACATGCTAAGCGCCTAAAAGACTCAGCAAAAATCTACCGCTTCCCTATTCCTTACACTGAGGAAGAAATTATGGAAGCGACTCGCGAAACGCTACGCCAAAATAAGCTAGAGTCAGCGTACATCCGCCCTCTAGGTTTCGTAGGTAACGTTGGTTTGGGTGTCTGCCCGCCAGAAAACACTGAGATGGAGCTAATCATCGCTGCTTTCCCTTGGGGTTCTTACCTAGGCGAAGAAGCGCTAGAAAACGGCGTTGATGCAATGATTTCTAGCTGGAACCGTGCAGCTCCAAACACGATCCCAACCGCAGCAAAAGCCGGTGGTAACTACCTATCTTCACTACTGGTTGGTGGCGAAGCTCGCCGTCATGGTTACGATGAAGGTATCGCTCTTAGTGTTGATGGCTACCTTTCTGAAGGTGCTGGCGAAAACATTTTTGTAGTACGTAATGACGTGCTATCAACGCCACCAGCGACCAGCGCAATTCTACCGGGTATCACTCGTGATTCGATCATGACACTAGCAAAAGACATGGGTTATGAGATCCGTGAAGAGAACATTGCTCGTGAAGCACTATACCTTGCTGACGAAGTCTTCATGACAGGCACAGCAGCGGAAATCGTTCCGGTTCGCAGTGTAGACAAAATTACAGTAGGTGAAGGCAAACGCGGTCCTATCACTGAAAAAGTTCAAGCGGCTTACTTTGGTCTCTTCAATGGAACCACTGAAGATAAGTGGGGCTGGTTAGACTATGTGTACCCAGCAGGCCAAGCTTCAGAAAACCAAACGCAAACAACTAAGTAA
- the ilvD gene encoding dihydroxy-acid dehydratase: protein MPIYRSATTTHGRNMAGARALWRATGVKDDDFGKPIIAVVNSFTQFVPGHVHLKDMGQLVAGEIEKAGGIAKEFNTIAVDDGIAMGHGGMLYSLPSRELIADSVEYMVNAHCADAMVCISNCDKITPGMMMAAMRLNIPVIFVSGGPMEAGKTKLSDQIIKLDLVDAMIQGADPTISDEQSEQVERSACPTCGSCSGMFTANSMNCLTEALGLSQPGNGSMLATHADREELFINAGKRIVDLTKRYYEQDDESALPRNIANRAAFDNAMALDIAMGGSSNTVLHLLAAAQEGEIDFDMGDIDEMSRRVPHLCKVAPSTPKYHMEDVHRAGGVMAILGELDRAGLLNNQTRTVLGLSMQEQLAQYDIMQTEDEAVLKFFRAGPAGIRTTKAFSQDCRWDRLDDDRVDGCIRTKENAFSQEGGLAVLSGNIAVDGCIVKTAGVDEENLKFQGPAIVFESQDTAVDGILAGKVKAGEVVVIRYEGPKGGPGMQEMLYPTTYLKSMGLGKSCALLTDGRFSGGTSGLSIGHASPEAASGGVIGLVNTGDIITIDIPSRSITLDVPEAELEARRVKQDALGWKPENRQREVSFALKAYASMATSADKGAVRDKSKLEG from the coding sequence ATGCCAATCTATCGTTCAGCAACGACTACCCACGGACGCAACATGGCTGGTGCGCGCGCTTTATGGCGTGCAACTGGCGTTAAAGATGATGACTTCGGTAAGCCAATCATCGCAGTTGTAAACTCGTTCACTCAATTCGTTCCAGGCCACGTTCACCTTAAAGACATGGGTCAATTGGTTGCGGGTGAAATCGAGAAAGCGGGTGGTATCGCTAAAGAATTCAACACCATCGCGGTTGATGATGGTATCGCAATGGGCCACGGCGGCATGCTGTACTCACTGCCATCACGTGAGCTTATCGCGGATTCAGTAGAGTACATGGTCAATGCACACTGTGCGGATGCAATGGTGTGTATCTCTAACTGTGACAAAATCACTCCGGGAATGATGATGGCTGCAATGCGCCTAAACATCCCAGTGATCTTTGTATCTGGCGGCCCTATGGAAGCAGGTAAAACCAAGCTTTCCGATCAAATCATCAAGCTAGACCTTGTTGACGCGATGATTCAGGGTGCCGATCCAACCATTTCTGATGAGCAAAGTGAGCAAGTAGAGCGTTCTGCATGTCCAACATGTGGTTCATGTTCAGGTATGTTCACGGCTAACTCAATGAACTGTCTAACTGAAGCACTTGGCCTATCTCAACCAGGTAACGGCTCTATGCTAGCAACGCACGCTGACCGTGAAGAGCTATTCATCAATGCAGGTAAGCGCATCGTTGACCTCACTAAGCGTTACTACGAGCAAGACGACGAATCAGCACTGCCACGCAACATTGCTAACCGCGCAGCCTTTGATAATGCAATGGCGTTAGATATCGCGATGGGCGGTTCAAGTAACACAGTACTTCACCTTTTAGCGGCAGCTCAAGAAGGTGAGATTGATTTTGATATGGGTGATATCGACGAGATGTCTCGCCGCGTTCCACACCTATGTAAGGTTGCGCCTTCAACACCTAAATACCACATGGAAGACGTTCACCGCGCTGGTGGTGTAATGGCTATCCTAGGTGAGCTTGATCGTGCAGGTCTATTGAACAACCAAACTCGCACCGTGCTTGGTCTAAGCATGCAAGAGCAGCTAGCTCAATACGACATCATGCAGACAGAAGACGAAGCCGTGCTTAAGTTCTTCCGCGCTGGTCCTGCTGGTATCCGTACTACCAAAGCTTTCTCACAAGATTGTCGTTGGGATCGCCTTGATGATGACCGCGTCGATGGTTGTATTCGTACCAAAGAGAACGCATTCAGCCAAGAAGGTGGTCTAGCGGTACTTTCAGGTAACATCGCGGTTGATGGTTGTATCGTTAAGACCGCGGGTGTTGATGAAGAAAACCTTAAATTCCAAGGCCCTGCAATCGTATTCGAAAGCCAAGATACGGCAGTAGACGGCATCTTAGCTGGTAAAGTAAAAGCAGGCGAAGTGGTTGTTATTCGTTACGAAGGCCCTAAAGGTGGTCCGGGCATGCAAGAAATGCTGTACCCAACTACCTACCTAAAATCTATGGGTCTAGGTAAGTCTTGTGCTCTTCTAACTGACGGACGTTTCTCTGGCGGTACATCGGGTCTATCTATCGGTCACGCTTCTCCAGAAGCAGCAAGTGGCGGTGTGATTGGTCTAGTGAACACGGGCGATATTATCACTATCGACATCCCTAGCCGCTCAATCACACTTGATGTGCCTGAAGCAGAGCTTGAAGCACGTCGAGTTAAACAAGATGCACTAGGCTGGAAACCAGAAAACCGTCAGCGTGAAGTGTCTTTCGCACTGAAAGCTTACGCAAGCATGGCGACCAGTGCCGACAAAGGCGCAGTACGTGATAAGTCTAAGCTTGAGGGCTAA
- the ilvA gene encoding threonine ammonia-lyase, biosynthetic — translation MSDDTSSPQKQTGADYLRQILRAPVYEAAIVTPLQDMPRLSARIGNQVQLKREDRQPVHSFKLRGAYNMVSSLSEQQKAAGVIAASAGNHAQGMALSGSKLGIQTTIVMPKTTPDIKVDAVRGFGGKVVLHGSNFDEAKAEAERLSAEHGFTFVPPFDHPLVIAGQGTMGMEMLQQNGHMDYIFVPVGGGGLAAGVAVLVKQLMPEIKVIAVEPEDSSCLKAALDAGEPVVLDQVSMFADGVAVKRIGEETFRLCQQYIDGHIAVSSDEICSAVKDIFEDTRAIAEPSGALALAGLKKFAEQNQLQGKQLATVLSGANTNFHGLRYVSERCELGEKREGLLAVTIPERQGAFLEFCNIIGGRAVTEFNYRHNDESLANIFVGVRLQGGQEELEHIINDLREGGYPVVDLSDDEMAKLHIRYMIGGKPSKPLKERLYSFEFPEYPGALIKFLDTLGTHWNISLFNYRNHGADYGRVLCGFELDDDDLAQFSTHLRELGYQCKDETDNPSYKFFLS, via the coding sequence ATGAGTGATGACACCTCCAGTCCCCAGAAACAAACTGGCGCAGATTATCTGCGTCAGATCCTGAGAGCGCCGGTTTACGAAGCGGCAATCGTGACACCTCTGCAGGATATGCCACGTTTAAGCGCGCGCATTGGTAATCAGGTTCAGCTTAAGCGAGAAGACCGTCAACCGGTGCATTCGTTCAAGCTACGCGGCGCCTACAACATGGTATCAAGCCTTTCTGAACAACAGAAAGCCGCAGGTGTGATTGCAGCATCAGCAGGAAACCACGCACAAGGTATGGCGCTATCTGGATCTAAGCTGGGTATTCAAACCACGATCGTGATGCCAAAAACGACGCCAGATATCAAGGTTGATGCGGTACGCGGATTTGGTGGCAAAGTGGTTCTGCACGGCAGCAACTTTGATGAAGCAAAAGCGGAAGCGGAACGCCTATCAGCTGAACATGGCTTCACCTTTGTTCCTCCTTTCGATCACCCACTGGTAATTGCAGGACAAGGCACGATGGGTATGGAAATGCTGCAGCAAAACGGTCACATGGATTATATCTTTGTGCCGGTTGGTGGTGGTGGCTTAGCTGCGGGTGTTGCTGTGCTAGTAAAACAGCTGATGCCAGAGATTAAAGTCATTGCAGTAGAACCAGAAGATTCGTCTTGCTTAAAAGCGGCCCTCGATGCCGGTGAACCTGTGGTACTGGATCAGGTCAGCATGTTTGCTGATGGTGTTGCGGTTAAACGCATTGGCGAAGAAACCTTCCGTCTTTGCCAACAGTACATTGACGGTCACATTGCAGTCTCTAGTGATGAGATCTGCTCTGCGGTGAAAGATATCTTTGAAGACACTCGTGCGATTGCTGAACCTTCAGGAGCGCTTGCTCTGGCTGGCTTGAAGAAGTTTGCTGAGCAGAACCAACTGCAAGGTAAGCAATTGGCAACGGTACTGTCTGGTGCTAACACCAACTTCCACGGTCTGCGTTATGTCTCTGAACGTTGTGAGCTGGGTGAGAAGCGAGAAGGTCTACTTGCGGTGACGATTCCAGAGCGACAAGGAGCATTCCTAGAGTTCTGTAATATCATTGGTGGCCGAGCGGTGACGGAGTTTAACTACCGCCACAACGACGAAAGCCTCGCGAATATCTTCGTTGGTGTACGTCTACAAGGTGGGCAAGAAGAACTCGAACACATCATCAATGACCTACGTGAGGGCGGCTACCCAGTTGTCGATCTCTCTGATGACGAGATGGCAAAACTGCACATTCGCTACATGATTGGCGGTAAACCATCGAAACCACTGAAAGAGCGTCTATACAGCTTTGAGTTCCCAGAATACCCAGGTGCATTGATTAAATTCCTTGATACCTTAGGTACCCACTGGAATATCAGCCTGTTCAATTATCGTAACCACGGTGCCGACTACGGTCGTGTATTGTGTGGCTTTGAGCTTGATGATGATGATTTGGCTCAGTTCTCGACACATCTACGAGAGCTTGGCTATCAGTGTAAAGATGAAACCGATAACCCTTCCTACAAGTTCTTCTTGTCTTAA
- the punR gene encoding DNA-binding transcriptional activator PunR, giving the protein MFSKSSLEMLDTVARLGSFTAAAEQLHKVPSAISYGVRQVEQELDVLLFRRLPRKVELTPAGELFIEEARALLRQMEEVSAQTRRAARGWKKTLRLTLDNVVKLDKMKPMIEEFYQTFEFAELQINMEVFNGSWEAIAQGRADIVIGATSAIPVGGDFEVKDMGRLDWAFVMSPSHPCVREQNLNEEFVSQYPAICLDDTSSVLPKRHTGHYSNQRRLLLPNWYSAIECLKNGVGVGYMPRHIAAPIIEQGLLVEKILPEPSPQSHCCLVWRKDDNHKLIEWMVKYLGSSEQLHQDWLDHRKAI; this is encoded by the coding sequence ATGTTCTCTAAATCCTCTTTAGAAATGCTCGATACGGTTGCTCGCTTAGGTAGCTTTACTGCGGCGGCAGAACAATTGCACAAAGTACCATCGGCGATCAGCTATGGTGTTAGGCAGGTTGAGCAAGAACTGGATGTTCTACTTTTCAGACGTTTACCAAGAAAAGTAGAGCTGACACCTGCAGGTGAATTGTTCATTGAAGAGGCTCGTGCGTTACTGAGGCAGATGGAAGAGGTCAGTGCCCAGACTCGCCGAGCAGCGCGTGGCTGGAAGAAAACCTTGCGCCTAACGCTCGATAACGTGGTTAAGCTCGACAAGATGAAGCCGATGATTGAAGAGTTCTATCAAACCTTTGAGTTTGCTGAACTTCAGATCAACATGGAGGTGTTTAATGGCTCTTGGGAGGCGATTGCACAGGGCCGAGCGGATATTGTGATTGGCGCAACCTCAGCGATTCCGGTCGGCGGCGACTTTGAGGTTAAAGATATGGGACGCCTAGATTGGGCGTTTGTGATGTCGCCAAGTCACCCGTGTGTGCGAGAGCAAAACCTCAATGAAGAGTTTGTTAGCCAGTATCCCGCGATATGTTTGGACGATACCTCCAGCGTGCTGCCTAAGCGACACACTGGCCACTACTCAAATCAAAGACGCCTATTGTTACCTAACTGGTATAGCGCGATTGAATGCCTTAAAAATGGAGTAGGGGTGGGTTATATGCCAAGACACATTGCCGCGCCAATTATCGAACAAGGCCTGCTGGTGGAGAAAATACTGCCTGAACCGAGTCCGCAGAGTCATTGTTGTTTGGTATGGCGAAAAGACGATAACCATAAACTGATCGAATGGATGGTCAAATATCTAGGATCAAGTGAACAGCTGCACCAAGATTGGTTGGATCATCGCAAGGCGATCTAA
- the punC gene encoding purine nucleoside transporter PunC encodes MNISKFQLVYLAVLSMLGFIATDMYLPAFKAMEVDFATGPEQIALSLTVFLGGMAMGQLLWGLASDKYGHRNTLAVGLVIFTAASFGLAFSTEVWHLLTLRFIQAIGVCAPAVIWQAMVIKRYSQSSSQQIFATIMPLVALSPALAPQLGVLLADSFGWHSIFITLTLMGALLVATTMAQPKEAPEVKQTSIKTDIKMLLKSKPYMGNVLMFASASAAFFAYLTGMPEIMAQLGYEAKDIGLSFIPQTIAFMAGGYFGKQAVKKYGDGVVLRNLIGLFSVAAMLIFIASQWELTSIWPLLAPFCLIAVANGALYPIVVNRALSSAKQSPATAAGLQNSLQISISGLSSALVAAMASQALSATGIAVVICLGALWVGYIVSNKELSEHFATPDNSRVVADEKQD; translated from the coding sequence ATGAATATTTCTAAATTTCAATTGGTCTACCTTGCAGTTCTTTCAATGCTTGGCTTTATTGCGACCGATATGTACCTTCCTGCATTTAAGGCAATGGAAGTTGATTTCGCAACCGGCCCAGAGCAGATTGCTCTGTCTCTAACGGTATTTCTTGGCGGTATGGCAATGGGTCAGCTTCTTTGGGGTCTGGCAAGTGACAAGTATGGTCACCGTAATACGCTGGCGGTTGGTCTTGTTATCTTTACTGCCGCTTCATTCGGCTTAGCATTCAGCACCGAGGTATGGCACCTACTGACACTGCGCTTCATTCAAGCGATCGGTGTATGTGCTCCAGCGGTAATCTGGCAAGCAATGGTTATCAAGCGTTACTCACAAAGCAGTAGCCAGCAAATTTTTGCAACCATCATGCCTTTGGTTGCGCTATCTCCTGCACTAGCACCTCAGCTAGGTGTGTTACTGGCGGATAGCTTTGGCTGGCACAGCATCTTCATCACATTAACCTTGATGGGTGCACTGCTAGTGGCAACGACAATGGCTCAACCAAAAGAAGCGCCTGAAGTAAAACAGACATCGATTAAGACAGACATCAAGATGTTGCTTAAATCAAAGCCTTACATGGGTAATGTTTTAATGTTTGCATCTGCATCTGCAGCGTTCTTCGCTTACCTAACGGGTATGCCAGAGATCATGGCTCAGCTAGGTTATGAAGCAAAAGATATCGGTTTGAGCTTTATCCCACAAACAATCGCGTTCATGGCGGGTGGTTACTTCGGTAAGCAAGCGGTGAAGAAATATGGCGATGGCGTTGTACTAAGAAACCTTATCGGTTTGTTCAGCGTAGCGGCGATGCTTATCTTCATCGCATCACAATGGGAACTGACGTCAATCTGGCCTCTACTTGCGCCTTTCTGTTTGATTGCTGTAGCAAACGGTGCACTTTACCCAATCGTAGTAAACCGCGCCCTATCAAGCGCTAAACAGAGCCCTGCGACAGCTGCTGGTCTACAAAACAGCCTGCAAATCAGCATCAGTGGCCTATCAAGTGCATTGGTCGCAGCAATGGCTAGCCAAGCACTAAGCGCGACAGGTATCGCGGTTGTAATCTGTTTGGGTGCATTGTGGGTTGGTTATATTGTTTCGAACAAAGAGCTTTCTGAACACTTCGCGACACCTGATAACTCTCGAGTGGTCGCTGACGAGAAACAAGACTAG
- the glmU gene encoding bifunctional UDP-N-acetylglucosamine diphosphorylase/glucosamine-1-phosphate N-acetyltransferase GlmU, with amino-acid sequence MKFSAVILAAGKGTRMYSNTPKVLHTLAGKPMVKHVIDTCNGLGAQNINLVYGHGGDQMKATLAEESVNWALQAEQLGTGHAVDQASAHFADDEKVLVLYGDVPLISPETIENLLDAQPNGGIALLTVVLDNPMGYGRIIRRNGPVVAIVEQKDATDEQKLIKEINTGVMVATGGDLKRWLSGLSNDNAQGEYYLTDVIAAAHDEGRAVEAVHPVSPIEVEGVNDRSQLARLERAYQAEQADKLLKQGVMLRDPSRFDLRGELQCGMDVEIDTNVIIEGSVSIGDNVIIGTGCVLKDCEIDDNTIVRPYSVIEGATVGEDCTVGPFTRLRPGADMRNNSHVGNFVEVKNTRLGEGSKANHLTYLGDAEIGQRVNVGAGAITCNYDGANKFKTIIGDDVFVGSDSQLIAPVTIGNGATVGAGSTVTRDVSENELVISRAKERKIADWQRPTKKK; translated from the coding sequence ATGAAGTTTAGCGCGGTAATTCTCGCGGCGGGCAAAGGCACTCGCATGTATTCAAACACACCAAAGGTTCTGCACACACTTGCGGGTAAGCCAATGGTGAAGCATGTTATCGATACATGTAATGGTCTAGGCGCTCAAAACATCAACCTGGTTTACGGCCACGGTGGTGATCAGATGAAGGCTACCTTAGCTGAAGAATCTGTAAACTGGGCACTGCAAGCTGAACAGCTCGGCACAGGCCACGCTGTGGATCAAGCATCTGCACATTTCGCTGATGATGAAAAAGTATTGGTGCTCTACGGTGATGTTCCACTGATCTCACCTGAAACCATTGAAAACCTATTAGACGCTCAACCAAACGGTGGTATCGCGCTACTTACTGTCGTGTTAGACAACCCAATGGGTTACGGACGTATTATTCGTCGTAATGGCCCTGTTGTGGCTATCGTTGAACAGAAAGATGCAACGGATGAGCAGAAGCTTATCAAAGAGATCAACACTGGCGTTATGGTGGCGACTGGTGGCGATCTCAAGCGCTGGTTGTCTGGCCTAAGTAACGACAACGCACAGGGTGAATATTACCTGACTGACGTTATCGCAGCGGCTCACGACGAAGGTCGTGCAGTTGAAGCGGTACACCCAGTAAGCCCAATTGAAGTGGAAGGCGTAAACGACCGCTCTCAACTGGCTCGTCTAGAGCGCGCTTACCAAGCTGAGCAAGCAGACAAGTTATTGAAGCAAGGCGTAATGCTACGCGACCCAAGCCGCTTTGATCTACGTGGTGAACTGCAGTGCGGTATGGACGTTGAGATTGACACTAACGTTATCATCGAAGGCAGCGTTAGCATTGGCGACAACGTGATTATCGGCACTGGTTGTGTATTGAAAGACTGTGAGATCGATGACAACACCATTGTTCGCCCATACAGCGTGATTGAAGGTGCAACAGTTGGTGAAGACTGTACGGTTGGTCCTTTCACTCGTTTACGTCCTGGTGCTGACATGCGTAATAACTCGCACGTTGGTAACTTTGTCGAAGTGAAAAACACTCGCCTTGGTGAAGGTTCTAAAGCGAACCACTTAACGTATCTAGGCGATGCTGAAATTGGTCAGCGCGTAAATGTGGGTGCGGGTGCAATTACTTGTAACTACGATGGTGCGAATAAGTTTAAGACCATCATCGGCGACGACGTATTCGTTGGTTCAGACAGCCAATTAATCGCGCCTGTTACGATTGGTAATGGTGCTACCGTTGGAGCTGGCTCTACCGTAACACGCGATGTTTCTGAAAATGAGCTAGTTATCAGCCGTGCGAAAGAACGTAAGATTGCTGACTGGCAACGTCCGACTAAGAAAAAGTAG